One Nicotiana tomentosiformis chromosome 4, ASM39032v3, whole genome shotgun sequence genomic window carries:
- the LOC104091977 gene encoding inositol-tetrakisphosphate 1-kinase 3-like isoform X1, with the protein MRMKGEIVGYKRGVEEEEEINTEENQTEMVGGGLVQSKKTIVVGYALTSKKTKSFLQPKLECLARAKGILFVAIDQSKPLSDQGPFDIVLHKLSGSKWRRILEEYRLTHPDVTVLDPPDAIQHVYNRQYMLEDVADLNLSDSYGKVGVPRQLVIEKDSSSISDAVSKAGLRLPLVAKPLAAKSHELSLAYDKFSLQMLEPPLVLQEFINHGGILFKVYIVGEAIKVVRRFSLPDVSKRELSKNPGVFRFPRVSCAAASADEADLDPCVGELPPRPLLERLAKELRRRLGLRLFNLDIIRELGTKDRFYVIDINYFPGYGKMPEYEHIFTDFLLSLVKQR; encoded by the exons ATGAGGATGAAGGGTGAAATAGTTGGGTACAAGAGGGGAGTGGAAGAGGAGGAAGAAATTAACACAGAGGAAAATCAAACAGAAATGGTAGGTGGTGGGTTAGTACAGTCCAAGAAAACTATAGTGGTGGGTTATGCTCTTACTTCCAAGAAAACTAAGAGCTTTTTGCAGCCTAAGCTTGAATGTCTTGCTAG GGCTAAGGGAATATTATTTGTTGCTATTGATCAGAGCAAACCCCTTTCAGATCAAGGCCCTTTTGATATTGTGCTCCATAAG TTGTCAGGAAGCAAGTGGCGGCGTATTCTCGAG GAATATAGGCTAACACATCCAGATGTCACAGTTCTCGACCCTCCGGATGCCATACAGCATGTATACAATCGCCAATACATGCTTGAAGATGTTGCAGACCTGAACTTGTCGGATAGCTACG GGAAAGTTGGTGTTCCAAGGCAACTGGTTATTGAGAAAGATTCTTCATCTATTTCAGATGCAGTGAGTAAAGCTGGTCTGAGACTTCCTCTTG TTGCAAAGCCTTTGGCTGCTAAGTCCCATGAGTTGTCGCTAGCCTATGATAAGTTCTCTCTTCAGATGCTTGAACCCCCACTTGTCCTACAGGAATTTATCAACCATG GAGGAATTCTGTTTAAGGTATACATTGTCGGGGAAGCAATTAAGGTTGTTAGACGATTCAGTTTACCTGATGTTAGCAAACGTGAGCTGTCAAAAAACCCTGGGGTTTTTCGATTCCCAAGAGTTTCTTGTGCTGCTGCATCTGCTGATGAAGCAGATTTAGACCCTTGTGTTGGGG AGCTTCCTCCACGGCCATTACTTGAGAGGCTTGCTAAGGAACTTCGGCGCAGACTG GGTCTCCGGCTCTTCAACTTGGATATAATTAGGGAGCTTGGGACCAAAGATCGGTTTTACGTCATAGATATTAATTACTTTCCTG GTTATGGGAAAATGCCAGAATATGAACACATATTTACTGATTTTCTCCTCAGCCTGGTGAAGCAGAGATAA
- the LOC104091977 gene encoding inositol-tetrakisphosphate 1-kinase 3-like isoform X2, producing the protein MKEYRLTHPDVTVLDPPDAIQHVYNRQYMLEDVADLNLSDSYGKVGVPRQLVIEKDSSSISDAVSKAGLRLPLVAKPLAAKSHELSLAYDKFSLQMLEPPLVLQEFINHGGILFKVYIVGEAIKVVRRFSLPDVSKRELSKNPGVFRFPRVSCAAASADEADLDPCVGELPPRPLLERLAKELRRRLGLRLFNLDIIRELGTKDRFYVIDINYFPGYGKMPEYEHIFTDFLLSLVKQR; encoded by the exons ATGAAGGAATATAGGCTAACACATCCAGATGTCACAGTTCTCGACCCTCCGGATGCCATACAGCATGTATACAATCGCCAATACATGCTTGAAGATGTTGCAGACCTGAACTTGTCGGATAGCTACG GGAAAGTTGGTGTTCCAAGGCAACTGGTTATTGAGAAAGATTCTTCATCTATTTCAGATGCAGTGAGTAAAGCTGGTCTGAGACTTCCTCTTG TTGCAAAGCCTTTGGCTGCTAAGTCCCATGAGTTGTCGCTAGCCTATGATAAGTTCTCTCTTCAGATGCTTGAACCCCCACTTGTCCTACAGGAATTTATCAACCATG GAGGAATTCTGTTTAAGGTATACATTGTCGGGGAAGCAATTAAGGTTGTTAGACGATTCAGTTTACCTGATGTTAGCAAACGTGAGCTGTCAAAAAACCCTGGGGTTTTTCGATTCCCAAGAGTTTCTTGTGCTGCTGCATCTGCTGATGAAGCAGATTTAGACCCTTGTGTTGGGG AGCTTCCTCCACGGCCATTACTTGAGAGGCTTGCTAAGGAACTTCGGCGCAGACTG GGTCTCCGGCTCTTCAACTTGGATATAATTAGGGAGCTTGGGACCAAAGATCGGTTTTACGTCATAGATATTAATTACTTTCCTG GTTATGGGAAAATGCCAGAATATGAACACATATTTACTGATTTTCTCCTCAGCCTGGTGAAGCAGAGATAA
- the LOC104091977 gene encoding inositol-tetrakisphosphate 1-kinase 3-like isoform X3: MLEDVADLNLSDSYGKVGVPRQLVIEKDSSSISDAVSKAGLRLPLVAKPLAAKSHELSLAYDKFSLQMLEPPLVLQEFINHGGILFKVYIVGEAIKVVRRFSLPDVSKRELSKNPGVFRFPRVSCAAASADEADLDPCVGELPPRPLLERLAKELRRRLGLRLFNLDIIRELGTKDRFYVIDINYFPGYGKMPEYEHIFTDFLLSLVKQR, from the exons ATGCTTGAAGATGTTGCAGACCTGAACTTGTCGGATAGCTACG GGAAAGTTGGTGTTCCAAGGCAACTGGTTATTGAGAAAGATTCTTCATCTATTTCAGATGCAGTGAGTAAAGCTGGTCTGAGACTTCCTCTTG TTGCAAAGCCTTTGGCTGCTAAGTCCCATGAGTTGTCGCTAGCCTATGATAAGTTCTCTCTTCAGATGCTTGAACCCCCACTTGTCCTACAGGAATTTATCAACCATG GAGGAATTCTGTTTAAGGTATACATTGTCGGGGAAGCAATTAAGGTTGTTAGACGATTCAGTTTACCTGATGTTAGCAAACGTGAGCTGTCAAAAAACCCTGGGGTTTTTCGATTCCCAAGAGTTTCTTGTGCTGCTGCATCTGCTGATGAAGCAGATTTAGACCCTTGTGTTGGGG AGCTTCCTCCACGGCCATTACTTGAGAGGCTTGCTAAGGAACTTCGGCGCAGACTG GGTCTCCGGCTCTTCAACTTGGATATAATTAGGGAGCTTGGGACCAAAGATCGGTTTTACGTCATAGATATTAATTACTTTCCTG GTTATGGGAAAATGCCAGAATATGAACACATATTTACTGATTTTCTCCTCAGCCTGGTGAAGCAGAGATAA